The proteins below are encoded in one region of Paralysiella testudinis:
- a CDS encoding Spy/CpxP family protein refolding chaperone: protein MGRMGVFHSLYFQRWVCCLGLGLVGAIPAAYADDRQPNCDMRQLDLTPIQKAKLRFIRMEHKNATDNTLSNAGYVQNARMNQIAHILTKPEFDDNQARRYVLEKYTPRMQMEVDELKVQHAFLQVLNPQQRQDWLRNCLR from the coding sequence ATGGGTAGGATGGGCGTGTTTCATTCACTGTATTTTCAACGCTGGGTTTGCTGCTTAGGTTTGGGCTTGGTTGGCGCCATTCCCGCCGCTTATGCCGACGACCGACAACCCAATTGCGATATGCGTCAATTGGATTTGACGCCGATTCAAAAAGCCAAGCTGCGCTTTATCCGCATGGAACACAAAAATGCCACCGACAATACCCTGAGTAATGCTGGCTATGTGCAAAATGCACGCATGAACCAAATCGCACATATTTTGACCAAACCCGAATTCGACGACAACCAAGCCAGACGCTATGTACTGGAAAAATACACCCCGCGCATGCAGATGGAAGTGGACGAGCTCAAAGTGCAGCACGCATTTTTGCAAGTGCTCAATCCGCAGCAACGCCAAGACTGGCTGCGCAACTGCCTACGCTAA
- a CDS encoding formylglycine-generating enzyme family protein, with protein sequence MAAIRGGSFRPLYLAADAPLSKVDNFLLDKKPVTNAQFAAFVRQQPQWQRGRVQAVFAEKQYLYHWVKQGNGYAPRREDANKPVTYISWFAAHAYCQAQGKKLPDTLQWEYAARASSTRADGSQEAGYRQKILNWYGKASHSPMQNVGQDRANYWGVHNLHGLIWEWTEDFNNASMLGGDSRNAKAAEGMFCGAGGGTADPGDYAAFMRYGFRSSLQAKFTLNSLGFRCAK encoded by the coding sequence ATGGCCGCCATTCGCGGCGGCAGCTTCCGCCCGCTGTATCTGGCCGCCGATGCGCCTTTATCCAAAGTAGACAACTTTCTGCTGGACAAAAAACCAGTTACCAACGCCCAGTTTGCCGCCTTTGTGCGCCAACAGCCGCAATGGCAGCGTGGCCGCGTGCAAGCCGTGTTTGCCGAAAAACAATATCTGTACCACTGGGTAAAACAAGGCAACGGCTATGCCCCGCGCCGTGAAGACGCCAACAAACCGGTAACCTATATTTCTTGGTTTGCCGCCCATGCCTATTGCCAAGCACAAGGCAAAAAACTGCCCGACACCTTGCAATGGGAATACGCCGCCCGCGCCTCCAGTACCCGTGCCGACGGCAGCCAAGAAGCCGGCTACCGCCAAAAAATCCTCAACTGGTATGGCAAAGCCAGCCACAGCCCGATGCAAAACGTCGGCCAAGACCGCGCCAACTACTGGGGCGTGCACAATCTGCACGGCCTGATTTGGGAATGGACCGAAGACTTTAACAACGCCAGCATGCTCGGCGGTGACTCCCGCAATGCCAAAGCCGCAGAAGGCATGTTTTGCGGCGCCGGCGGCGGCACCGCCGACCCGGGCGACTACGCCGCCTTTATGCGCTACGGCTTCCGCTCCAGCCTGCAAGCCAAATTCACCTTAAATAGCTTGGGGTTTCGTTGCGCTAAATAA
- the cadR gene encoding Cd(II)/Pb(II)-responsive transcriptional regulator — MKIGELAKQTGCPVETIRYYEHEGLLPPAGRNPANNYREYGAAHLERLVFIRRCRTLEMTRQEIRELLHARAAPNDSCTSINSLIDEHITHVQTRVAELKALEQQLIQLRRQCQAAHTNRDCGILRSLDNSVADGSTAPAQHHSGLAKPLA, encoded by the coding sequence TGGAAACCATCCGCTACTACGAACACGAAGGCTTGCTGCCTCCGGCCGGGCGCAATCCGGCCAACAACTACCGCGAATACGGCGCCGCGCATCTGGAGCGGCTGGTGTTTATCCGCCGCTGCCGCACGCTGGAAATGACGCGCCAGGAAATCCGCGAGCTGCTGCACGCCCGCGCCGCGCCCAACGACAGCTGCACCAGCATCAACAGCCTGATTGATGAACACATCACCCATGTGCAAACGCGCGTGGCCGAGCTCAAAGCGCTGGAGCAGCAATTGATCCAACTGCGCCGCCAATGCCAAGCCGCCCACACCAACCGCGATTGCGGCATCTTACGCAGCTTGGATAACAGCGTTGCCGATGGCTCAACTGCACCTGCCCAACACCACAGCGGGCTGGCAAAACCATTGGCTTGA
- a CDS encoding MacB family efflux pump subunit yields MNLIEMNGINRHFGAGESRVQVLKDINLSITKGDFVAIIGQSGSGKSTLMNILGCLDTPSSGSYRIDGEETAAMDNDALAALRRKRFGFIFQRYNLLGSLNARDNVALPSVYAGMAQSARHRRANQLLADLGLQGKENNKPSELSGGQQQRVSIARALMNGGEIILADEPTGALDTHSGENVMEILHDLHRQGHTIIMVTHDPGIAANANRVIEIRDGEIINDSSKNADIAPSQVASLPENNSWAFFKDQFAESFRMSVQAILAHKMRSLLTMLGIIIGIASVVSVVALGRGSQQKILQDISAMGTNTISIYPGSGFGDRRAGRIRTLSVADANTLAQQQYVASVTPSTSTSGTITYRNTDLTAQLYGAGEQYFDVRGIKLAEGRFFDADDVHQNNQVVVIDQNTKDKLFGRNSQPLGQVLLFNKRPLTVIGITQKDDSPFSGGSDSLQLYAPYTTVMHKITGDKHIRAITVKVQDGVNSQTAEKSITDLLVARHGTQDFFTSNSDSIKQTIESTTNTMTLLISSIALISLVVGGIGVMNIMLVSVTERTREIGIRMAIGARQSNILQQFLIEAVLICLIGGLLGVLFSVGISVLFNTVATDFAMSFSTASIVLAVLCSTIIGMVFGFMPAKNASKLNPIDALSRE; encoded by the coding sequence ATGAATTTAATTGAAATGAATGGCATCAACCGCCATTTTGGCGCGGGCGAAAGCCGGGTGCAGGTGCTCAAAGACATCAATCTGAGCATCACCAAGGGCGACTTTGTGGCCATTATCGGCCAATCCGGCTCGGGCAAGTCTACGCTGATGAATATTCTGGGCTGCTTGGATACGCCCAGCAGCGGCTCTTACCGCATCGACGGCGAAGAAACCGCCGCCATGGACAACGACGCACTGGCGGCCTTGCGGCGCAAGCGTTTCGGCTTTATTTTCCAGCGCTACAATCTGCTCGGCTCGCTGAATGCGCGCGACAATGTGGCCTTGCCTTCGGTGTATGCGGGCATGGCACAAAGTGCGCGCCACCGCCGCGCCAATCAGCTCTTGGCCGATTTAGGCTTGCAAGGCAAGGAAAACAACAAGCCCAGCGAGCTTTCCGGCGGACAGCAGCAGCGAGTGAGCATTGCGCGCGCCTTGATGAACGGCGGCGAAATCATTTTGGCCGACGAACCCACCGGCGCGCTCGACACCCACAGCGGCGAAAACGTGATGGAAATCCTGCACGATTTGCACCGCCAAGGCCACACCATCATTATGGTAACGCACGACCCGGGCATTGCCGCCAACGCCAACCGTGTGATTGAAATCCGCGACGGCGAAATCATCAACGACAGCAGCAAAAACGCCGATATTGCCCCAAGCCAAGTGGCCAGCCTGCCTGAAAACAACTCGTGGGCGTTTTTTAAAGACCAGTTTGCCGAGTCGTTCCGCATGTCGGTGCAGGCGATATTGGCGCACAAAATGCGCTCCTTGCTCACCATGTTGGGCATCATCATCGGCATTGCTTCGGTGGTGTCGGTGGTGGCGTTGGGACGCGGCTCGCAGCAGAAAATCCTGCAAGACATCAGCGCCATGGGCACCAACACCATCAGTATTTATCCGGGCAGCGGCTTTGGCGACCGCCGCGCCGGGCGCATCCGCACCTTGAGCGTGGCTGACGCCAATACCTTAGCGCAGCAGCAATATGTGGCCAGCGTTACCCCCAGCACCTCCACCAGCGGCACCATTACCTACCGCAACACCGATTTGACCGCCCAGCTTTACGGCGCGGGCGAGCAGTATTTCGATGTGCGCGGCATCAAGCTGGCCGAAGGGCGTTTTTTTGATGCCGATGATGTGCATCAAAACAACCAAGTGGTGGTGATCGACCAAAACACTAAAGACAAGCTGTTTGGCCGCAATAGCCAACCTTTGGGGCAAGTGCTGTTGTTTAATAAGCGCCCGCTCACCGTAATCGGTATCACCCAAAAAGATGACAGCCCGTTTTCCGGCGGCAGCGATTCCTTGCAGCTCTATGCACCCTACACCACAGTGATGCACAAAATCACCGGCGATAAACACATCCGTGCCATCACCGTAAAAGTGCAAGACGGCGTGAATTCGCAAACGGCAGAAAAAAGCATCACCGATTTGCTGGTGGCGCGCCACGGCACCCAGGATTTTTTCACCAGCAACAGCGACAGCATCAAGCAAACCATCGAAAGCACCACCAACACCATGACCTTGCTGATTTCGTCGATTGCGCTGATTTCGCTGGTGGTGGGTGGCATTGGGGTAATGAACATCATGTTGGTGTCGGTGACTGAGCGAACGCGTGAAATCGGCATCCGCATGGCCATTGGCGCGCGGCAGAGCAATATCCTGCAGCAGTTTTTGATTGAAGCGGTGCTGATTTGCCTGATTGGTGGCTTGCTGGGGGTGTTGTTTTCGGTGGGCATCAGCGTGTTGTTCAACACCGTGGCCACCGATTTTGCCATGTCGTTTTCCACCGCCTCGATTGTGTTGGCGGTGCTGTGTTCCACCATTATCGGCATGGTGTTTGGCTTTATGCCCGCCAAAAATGCGTCTAAATTAAACCCGATTGATGCGCTGTCGCGCGAGTAG
- the tadA gene encoding tRNA adenosine(34) deaminase TadA codes for MLLQTPPFAPKTLAALQQLGIANQAALRQTGADKAFLLLKAAGLTITESVLWQLVAVAENRAPGSLDTGEKQYWRHRIKQHPPVAVFDPPAQMQYWMRQALAEAEQALANNEVPVGAVVVHQDQIIGRGFNRCVADHNISRHAEICALSAASQALSNYRLDDCDLYVTLEPCSMCTGAIMQARIRRLIFAAPEPKSGAAGSVVNLFADKRLNPHTAVLGGVLADEARSLLQRFFQHRRTSAQSDLT; via the coding sequence ATGCTTTTGCAAACCCCACCATTTGCCCCCAAAACCTTGGCTGCCCTGCAACAGCTCGGCATTGCCAACCAAGCTGCTTTGCGCCAAACGGGGGCGGACAAGGCTTTTTTGTTGTTGAAAGCCGCTGGGCTCACCATTACCGAATCGGTGTTGTGGCAATTGGTGGCCGTGGCCGAAAACCGTGCGCCGGGTAGCTTAGATACCGGGGAAAAACAATATTGGCGCCACCGCATCAAGCAACATCCGCCGGTGGCCGTGTTCGACCCGCCAGCGCAAATGCAATACTGGATGCGCCAAGCACTGGCTGAAGCGGAACAGGCTCTGGCCAACAATGAAGTGCCGGTGGGCGCCGTGGTGGTGCACCAAGACCAGATTATCGGCCGCGGTTTTAACCGCTGCGTGGCCGACCACAATATCAGCCGCCATGCCGAAATTTGCGCCCTATCCGCCGCCAGCCAAGCATTGAGTAATTACCGGCTGGATGATTGCGATTTGTATGTTACGCTGGAGCCGTGCAGCATGTGTACCGGCGCCATTATGCAGGCGCGCATCCGCCGCCTGATTTTTGCCGCGCCCGAACCCAAAAGCGGCGCCGCCGGCAGCGTGGTCAACCTGTTTGCCGACAAACGCTTAAATCCGCACACAGCGGTATTGGGTGGCGTATTGGCCGACGAAGCACGCTCGCTGCTACAACGCTTTTTTCAACACCGCCGCACCAGCGCCCAGAGTGATTTAACTTAA
- the rpe gene encoding ribulose-phosphate 3-epimerase: MTDYRIAPSILSADFARLGEEVSAVIAAGADWIHFDVMDNHYVPNLTFGSMVCQALKPYATVPMDVHLMVEPVDAMIEAFARAGADIITFHPEATRHIDRSLSLIKDAGCRAGLVLNPATPVYVLEHVLDKLDVVLLMSVNPGFGGQSFIEQTLVKISQVRSLLDMYYGESGQRILLEVDGGIKADNIAAVAAAGADTFVAGSAIFGHADYAAQIAAMRAALAGVVHP; encoded by the coding sequence ATGACCGATTACCGTATTGCCCCCAGTATTTTGTCGGCCGATTTTGCCCGTTTGGGCGAGGAAGTGTCGGCGGTGATTGCCGCTGGTGCCGACTGGATTCACTTTGATGTAATGGACAACCATTACGTGCCGAACCTTACTTTCGGCTCCATGGTGTGCCAAGCGCTCAAGCCTTATGCCACCGTGCCCATGGATGTGCACTTGATGGTGGAGCCGGTGGACGCCATGATTGAAGCATTCGCCCGCGCCGGTGCCGACATCATCACCTTTCACCCCGAAGCCACCCGCCATATCGACCGCAGCCTCAGCCTGATTAAAGACGCCGGTTGCCGCGCAGGCTTGGTGCTGAATCCGGCCACGCCGGTGTATGTGCTTGAGCATGTGTTGGACAAGCTTGACGTAGTGCTGCTGATGTCGGTAAACCCCGGTTTTGGCGGCCAAAGTTTTATCGAGCAAACGCTGGTGAAAATAAGCCAAGTGCGCTCGTTGCTGGATATGTACTACGGCGAAAGCGGCCAGCGCATTTTGCTGGAAGTGGACGGCGGCATTAAAGCCGACAATATTGCTGCCGTGGCCGCTGCCGGAGCCGATACCTTTGTGGCTGGCTCCGCCATTTTCGGCCATGCCGACTACGCCGCCCAAATTGCCGCCATGCGTGCAGCACTGGCTGGTGTGGTGCATCCCTGA
- a CDS encoding efflux transporter outer membrane subunit has protein sequence MIGAGLMPARVPPILSGSLNLLKPQEYETMQNTLVRKSTNMAASVAAALLLAACASSTTPYAEQQLASAHMLTPQQVAAQYQVDTAWWRIYQDEQLNRLVDTALANNVDLKKTAITVEQARYSAGQAADALFPTNNSKGTAARTVSKNLKEGGSASNQFESSISLGVSYELDLWQKVRASANVAAWEYQASAQDLATARLALINSVVDGYFQLAYLDEAMQLTRQSIDQYREIARIADSQYRHGKVASINPANAQQSLLGAQESLLSLQQSRNQLEQSLRNLLNLRPGDSLAINPIRLAALPATQVDLNVPLQVLANRPDLQAAEYRLHKAWSSQQVAQRSWYPSISLGAAVSASANDAQRVFSVPVGMGVVSLNLPFLDWQTLRWQNKQAEASFAAAKLDFEKTLTSVLNEVDGHYRQYQISRETLASAEQRYVYDQKSSRYHRVRYQQGVESLSDWLAAMNTELSSAQSLLNQRYTVLQRENLIYQAMAGRYAPR, from the coding sequence ATGATAGGGGCGGGCTTGATGCCCGCCCGTGTGCCGCCCATTCTTTCAGGCAGCCTTAATCTGTTGAAACCGCAGGAATACGAAACCATGCAAAATACCTTGGTGCGCAAAAGCACAAATATGGCCGCCAGCGTGGCCGCTGCATTGCTGCTGGCCGCTTGTGCCAGCAGCACCACGCCCTATGCCGAGCAACAGCTGGCATCCGCACACATGCTCACGCCGCAGCAAGTGGCGGCGCAATACCAAGTCGACACTGCTTGGTGGCGTATTTATCAGGATGAGCAGCTCAACCGGCTGGTGGACACCGCGTTGGCCAATAATGTGGACTTGAAAAAAACCGCCATCACCGTGGAGCAGGCACGCTATAGCGCCGGCCAAGCGGCCGATGCCTTGTTCCCCACCAACAACAGCAAAGGCACTGCCGCGCGCACGGTGAGCAAAAACCTGAAAGAGGGTGGCTCCGCCAGCAACCAATTTGAGAGCAGCATCAGCTTGGGTGTGAGCTACGAGCTGGATTTGTGGCAAAAAGTGCGTGCCAGCGCCAATGTGGCGGCTTGGGAATACCAAGCCAGTGCGCAAGACTTGGCCACCGCCCGTTTGGCCTTAATCAATAGCGTGGTGGACGGCTATTTCCAGCTGGCGTATTTAGACGAAGCGATGCAGCTTACCCGCCAAAGCATAGACCAATACCGCGAAATCGCCCGCATTGCCGACAGCCAATACCGCCACGGCAAAGTGGCCAGCATCAATCCGGCCAATGCGCAGCAATCGCTGCTGGGTGCGCAAGAAAGCCTGCTGAGCTTGCAGCAAAGCCGCAACCAGCTGGAGCAAAGCCTGCGCAATCTGCTTAATCTGCGCCCTGGCGACAGCTTGGCCATCAATCCTATTCGCCTGGCGGCATTGCCCGCCACCCAAGTGGATTTGAATGTGCCCTTGCAAGTGTTGGCCAACCGCCCCGATTTGCAGGCCGCCGAATACCGTTTGCACAAAGCTTGGTCTAGCCAACAAGTGGCGCAACGCAGCTGGTATCCGAGCATCAGCCTGGGCGCAGCGGTGAGTGCTTCTGCCAATGATGCGCAACGGGTATTTAGTGTGCCGGTGGGCATGGGTGTGGTGAGCCTGAACTTACCGTTTCTGGATTGGCAAACCTTGCGCTGGCAAAATAAACAAGCCGAAGCTTCATTTGCCGCGGCCAAGCTGGATTTTGAAAAAACGCTCACCAGCGTGCTGAATGAGGTGGACGGCCACTACCGCCAATACCAAATCAGCCGCGAAACCTTGGCCAGCGCCGAGCAGCGCTATGTTTACGATCAAAAAAGCAGCCGCTACCACCGCGTGCGCTACCAACAAGGCGTGGAGTCCTTGAGCGACTGGCTGGCTGCCATGAACACCGAATTATCATCGGCACAATCGCTGCTCAACCAACGCTACACCGTGCTGCAACGCGAAAACCTGATTTACCAAGCCATGGCCGGGCGCTATGCTCCGCGTTGA
- a CDS encoding c-type cytochrome → MQAANKEERIKLGKGIYEANCLACHQANGQGVPKAFPPLAKSDYFNADYNRGIQAVLKGLSGKITVNGEVYDSVMPATALNDEQVANVLTYVANNWGNKGGEITPAQVAKQRSAK, encoded by the coding sequence GTGCAAGCCGCCAACAAAGAAGAGCGCATCAAATTGGGTAAAGGCATTTACGAAGCCAACTGCCTAGCCTGCCACCAAGCCAACGGCCAAGGTGTGCCCAAAGCCTTCCCGCCCTTGGCCAAATCAGACTACTTTAATGCCGATTACAACCGCGGCATCCAAGCCGTACTCAAAGGCTTGAGCGGCAAAATCACTGTAAACGGCGAAGTGTACGACAGCGTAATGCCCGCCACCGCGCTGAACGATGAACAAGTGGCCAATGTATTAACCTATGTGGCCAATAATTGGGGCAATAAAGGCGGCGAAATCACCCCGGCTCAGGTAGCCAAACAGCGCAGCGCTAAATAA
- a CDS encoding nitric-oxide reductase large subunit encodes MGQYKKLWYLLMAVLAVTFAILGYFGNEVYKQAPPIPEQYVTTDGKVVLTREDILQGQSAWQSTGGMQLGSIWGHGAYQAPDWTADWLHREAEAWLDISAQQQFGQPFAALDDTQQTVLKAQLAKEYRGNQQNEQETVVLSNARAAAIAQTGQYYQALYGNDPALKKSRESFAMKDNTLPDATARERLTNFFFWTAWAASTERPGSEATYTNNWPHEPLVNNHPTTENIMWSVASVVFLIAGIGFLVWGWAFLRKEDEAEAKAPQQDPISQLALTSSQKGLAKYAFLVVALFVAQVFLGGFTAHYTVEGQQFYGFDVSQYFPYALVRTWHIQTALFWIATAFLAAGLFLAPIINGGKDPKGQKLGVDLLFWALVIVVVGSFTGNYFALAHQLPAHLNFWFGHQGYEFIDLGRFWQILKWVGILFWLGLMLRGTVGAFKQPGDKNLLALFVASVMAVGLFYGSGLFYGERTNLSVMEYWRWWVVHLWVEGFFEVFATAALAFIFVSLGLVSKRLGTAAALASASLFMVGGVPGTFHHLYFSGTTTPIMAVGASFSALEVVPLIVLGYEAWEHWRLQYRTDWMQKLKWPLYCFVAVAFWNMLGAGVFGFMINPPISLYYIQGLNTTAVHAHAALFGVYGFLAIGFVLLIMRYLRPDALFDDKLMKTGFWALNIGLVLMIVTSLLPIGIFQAHASISQGLWYARSEGFMQQDFLQTLRWVRTIGDVVFIIGAVAIAWQVCRLVFKCQRQ; translated from the coding sequence ATGGGACAATACAAAAAACTTTGGTATTTGTTGATGGCCGTGCTGGCGGTAACATTTGCCATCCTCGGCTATTTCGGCAATGAGGTGTATAAGCAGGCACCGCCAATCCCAGAGCAATACGTTACCACCGACGGCAAAGTGGTGTTAACGCGGGAAGACATTCTGCAAGGGCAATCGGCTTGGCAAAGCACCGGCGGTATGCAGCTGGGCTCTATTTGGGGCCATGGCGCGTATCAAGCGCCCGACTGGACGGCCGATTGGCTGCACCGTGAAGCCGAGGCATGGCTTGACATCAGCGCACAGCAGCAATTCGGGCAGCCGTTTGCCGCGCTGGACGACACTCAACAAACGGTATTAAAGGCGCAGCTGGCCAAAGAATATCGCGGCAATCAGCAAAACGAGCAGGAAACTGTGGTGCTGTCAAACGCACGTGCAGCGGCGATTGCGCAAACCGGGCAGTATTATCAGGCTTTGTATGGCAATGATCCGGCGCTGAAAAAATCGCGCGAGAGCTTTGCCATGAAAGACAACACCTTGCCCGATGCCACCGCGCGCGAACGCTTGACCAACTTCTTTTTCTGGACCGCATGGGCCGCCAGTACCGAGCGCCCGGGCAGCGAAGCTACTTATACTAATAACTGGCCGCACGAGCCTTTGGTCAACAACCACCCCACCACCGAAAACATTATGTGGTCGGTGGCCAGCGTGGTGTTTTTGATTGCCGGTATCGGCTTTTTGGTGTGGGGCTGGGCTTTTTTGCGCAAAGAAGACGAAGCCGAAGCCAAAGCGCCGCAACAAGACCCCATCAGCCAATTGGCGCTCACGTCATCGCAAAAAGGCTTGGCCAAATATGCGTTTTTGGTGGTGGCCTTGTTTGTGGCACAGGTGTTTTTGGGCGGCTTTACCGCGCATTACACCGTGGAAGGGCAGCAGTTTTACGGTTTTGACGTATCGCAATACTTCCCCTACGCTTTAGTGCGCACCTGGCATATTCAAACCGCCTTGTTTTGGATTGCCACCGCCTTTTTGGCCGCCGGCTTGTTTTTGGCGCCCATCATCAATGGCGGCAAAGACCCCAAAGGCCAAAAGCTGGGTGTAGACCTGCTGTTTTGGGCGTTGGTGATTGTGGTGGTGGGTTCGTTTACGGGCAACTACTTTGCTCTGGCGCACCAATTGCCGGCACACTTGAACTTCTGGTTCGGCCACCAAGGTTATGAATTTATCGACCTGGGTCGCTTCTGGCAGATTTTGAAATGGGTGGGTATTTTGTTCTGGTTGGGCTTGATGTTGCGCGGCACTGTGGGCGCATTCAAACAGCCGGGCGACAAAAACCTGTTGGCGCTGTTTGTGGCTTCCGTGATGGCGGTTGGCCTGTTCTACGGCTCCGGCCTGTTCTATGGCGAACGTACTAATCTGTCGGTGATGGAATACTGGCGCTGGTGGGTGGTGCATTTGTGGGTGGAAGGCTTCTTTGAAGTGTTTGCCACCGCGGCACTGGCGTTTATCTTTGTGAGCTTGGGCTTGGTGAGCAAACGCTTGGGCACGGCCGCTGCCTTGGCTTCTGCCTCCCTGTTTATGGTGGGCGGCGTGCCCGGCACTTTCCACCACCTGTATTTTTCCGGCACCACCACGCCGATTATGGCCGTGGGCGCCTCATTCAGTGCATTGGAAGTGGTGCCGCTGATTGTGCTGGGCTATGAAGCATGGGAACACTGGCGCTTGCAATACCGCACCGATTGGATGCAAAAACTGAAATGGCCGCTGTATTGCTTTGTGGCAGTGGCATTCTGGAATATGCTCGGTGCCGGTGTGTTTGGCTTTATGATTAACCCGCCGATTTCCTTGTACTACATCCAAGGTTTGAACACCACGGCAGTACACGCCCACGCGGCCTTGTTTGGGGTGTATGGATTCTTGGCCATCGGTTTTGTGCTGCTGATTATGCGCTACCTGCGCCCGGATGCGCTGTTTGACGACAAGCTGATGAAAACCGGCTTTTGGGCACTCAACATCGGCTTGGTATTGATGATTGTCACCAGCTTGCTGCCGATTGGTATTTTCCAAGCACACGCCAGCATCAGCCAAGGCTTGTGGTATGCCCGCAGCGAAGGCTTTATGCAGCAAGATTTCCTGCAAACCTTGCGCTGGGTGCGCACCATTGGCGACGTGGTGTTTATTATCGGTGCTGTGGCTATTGCTTGGCAGGTGTGTCGGCTGGTGTTTAAATGCCAACGCCAATAA
- a CDS encoding DUF1345 domain-containing protein has translation MSQNPFFSIWRYRRRLLLGLLAGMSAWLVLQVLSLPLAAVTRAIIAFDIGVAMYLGLVFALMHAADKQTLLARAHLEDEGGRTILLLTAGAAAMSLLAIALELGISQQAHGMARAAHVLLTVVTIFLSWLFTHVMFALHYARMYYRDVINGQAPCLLFPESKPQPDYWDFVYFACIIGTSGQTADVSLASSAVRRVGLLHCVLAFFYNVAVLSLLVNIASGLIGG, from the coding sequence ATGTCGCAAAACCCGTTTTTTTCCATCTGGCGCTATCGCCGCCGTTTGCTGCTGGGCTTGCTCGCCGGTATGTCGGCGTGGTTGGTATTGCAAGTGCTGTCTTTGCCGCTGGCGGCGGTGACGCGGGCGATTATCGCGTTTGATATCGGCGTGGCGATGTATTTGGGCTTGGTGTTTGCGCTGATGCATGCCGCCGACAAGCAAACTTTGCTGGCGCGGGCGCATTTGGAAGACGAGGGCGGGCGCACGATTTTGCTGCTCACGGCGGGCGCGGCGGCGATGTCGCTGCTGGCGATTGCGCTGGAGCTGGGCATCAGCCAGCAAGCGCACGGCATGGCGCGCGCCGCGCATGTGTTGCTCACGGTGGTAACGATTTTTTTGTCGTGGCTGTTTACGCACGTGATGTTTGCGCTGCACTATGCGCGCATGTATTACCGCGATGTGATAAACGGGCAGGCGCCGTGTTTGCTGTTTCCGGAAAGCAAGCCGCAGCCGGATTATTGGGATTTTGTTTACTTCGCCTGCATTATCGGCACTTCGGGGCAAACCGCCGATGTGAGCTTGGCTTCTTCTGCCGTGCGGCGCGTGGGTTTGCTGCATTGCGTGTTGGCGTTTTTTTACAATGTGGCGGTGCTCTCGCTGCTGGTCAATATTGCATCGGGGTTGATTGGCGGCTAG